From a single Bacillus sp. NEB1478 genomic region:
- a CDS encoding conserved virulence factor C family protein — MKITGIEPTPSPNSMKINLDETLPGTERYNYTKDNAKGAPEFIREMLKIEGVKSIYHVADFIALDRNPRSKWEDVLAGVRKVFGQEEEHSDADTVTEKEDEITEIMVLIQMFRGLPMQIKLKTEKEERRVGLPERFTKAALKAQEASDNLVMERQWEEQGVRYGTFEQVGNEVAEELAAVFPQERLDQLVEQAFNKNQTVEDEEQVSKSEVAEKLQDSDWQTRYAALERMNPAIEDIMILKQALKDEKPSIRRLAVVYLGMIEEEAVLPLLYLALSDKNVSVRRTAGDALSDIGNAKAIPVMCDALSDKNKLVRWRAARFLFEVGDESAVPALKAAQDDPEFEVSLQIKIALERIQSGEEAAGTVWQQMTKSRE; from the coding sequence ATGAAAATCACAGGAATTGAACCGACGCCAAGCCCCAATTCAATGAAGATTAATCTCGATGAAACATTGCCTGGAACTGAACGCTATAACTATACAAAAGATAATGCAAAAGGTGCTCCTGAATTCATACGTGAAATGTTAAAGATAGAAGGTGTAAAAAGCATCTACCATGTTGCTGACTTTATAGCGCTCGATCGAAATCCAAGATCAAAATGGGAAGATGTTTTAGCTGGTGTCAGAAAGGTTTTTGGTCAGGAAGAAGAACACTCAGATGCTGATACAGTTACCGAAAAAGAGGATGAAATCACTGAGATCATGGTTCTTATCCAAATGTTCAGAGGACTTCCTATGCAAATTAAATTAAAGACAGAAAAAGAAGAAAGACGAGTGGGGCTGCCTGAAAGATTTACGAAAGCAGCATTAAAAGCACAAGAAGCTTCTGATAACTTAGTGATGGAGCGGCAATGGGAAGAGCAAGGTGTTCGCTATGGCACTTTTGAGCAAGTTGGGAATGAAGTAGCAGAAGAACTAGCAGCTGTTTTTCCGCAAGAAAGACTGGACCAATTAGTCGAACAGGCTTTTAATAAAAACCAGACAGTTGAAGATGAGGAACAAGTTTCAAAATCGGAAGTAGCTGAAAAACTGCAGGACAGTGACTGGCAAACACGATATGCCGCATTGGAACGTATGAATCCTGCTATAGAAGATATTATGATTCTAAAACAAGCTCTAAAAGACGAAAAGCCTTCAATTAGAAGACTTGCAGTTGTTTATTTAGGGATGATTGAGGAAGAAGCGGTGCTTCCGCTTCTATACTTAGCCTTATCAGATAAAAATGTTTCGGTTAGACGAACGGCGGGGGATGCGCTCTCAGATATCGGTAATGCTAAAGCTATTCCAGTAATGTGTGATGCCCTTTCAGATAAAAATAAACTTGTCCGCTGGCGCGCTGCTCGTTTTCTCTTCGAAGTAGGGGACGAATCTGCAGTTCCCGCATTAAAAGCAGCACAAGATGACCCTGAATTTGAAGTTTCTCTGCAAATAAAAATAGCACTAGAACGAATTCAAAGCGGCGAAGAAGCCGCAGGAACAGTATGGCAGCAAATGACAAAAAGCCGCGAATAA
- a CDS encoding Ger(x)C family spore germination protein, translating to MKKYLSILLCLFFLTACNTEKEVLDDITMVRSLGFDKYSQKANISGTILYPIYIDEQTFKMKDLTAAGETAKEVRAELNEMVARPIFVGKLNTVLFSEEIAKEGIMDTLDMIQRDPGVGRAIYLAITKENTKEILTVDNNLSNHDGNFYSSLIKQNEDYSNLPHLNFHNFLYAYFSDCMDPILPFLSRRKDSVKIKGLALFQKDKMVGTIDEEHLLPFKTLYQNLNEGSYQFTSKKYKGNLEILKSKVRYDIRSKPHHHVTLNINVKGRLTEYTKVNAGDPKVIKGIERNIEKKLNRDGQKLIAKFQKLNIDPIGVGEHVRSRTRAFDQKGWKNNYQDLDIKVKYNVTITESGISQ from the coding sequence ATGAAGAAATACCTCTCTATATTATTGTGTTTGTTCTTCTTAACCGCTTGTAATACAGAAAAAGAAGTATTAGATGATATTACGATGGTCCGCTCACTCGGATTTGATAAATATTCACAAAAAGCCAATATTTCAGGAACTATCCTCTATCCCATCTATATTGATGAGCAAACGTTTAAAATGAAAGATCTCACCGCTGCGGGTGAAACCGCAAAGGAGGTAAGAGCAGAATTAAATGAAATGGTAGCAAGACCTATCTTCGTAGGAAAATTGAATACGGTTTTGTTCAGTGAGGAAATCGCTAAAGAGGGAATAATGGATACGCTGGATATGATTCAGAGGGATCCGGGCGTGGGCAGAGCCATCTACCTCGCCATCACGAAAGAAAACACAAAAGAAATTTTAACGGTAGATAACAATCTGTCAAATCATGATGGGAACTTTTATAGCAGCCTCATAAAGCAAAATGAGGACTATTCAAACTTACCGCATTTAAATTTCCATAATTTTTTATATGCTTATTTTTCAGATTGCATGGATCCCATCCTTCCCTTTTTGTCTCGTAGAAAAGACTCTGTAAAAATCAAAGGTTTAGCTCTCTTTCAAAAGGATAAAATGGTTGGAACAATAGATGAAGAACATCTTCTTCCATTCAAAACTTTGTATCAAAATTTAAATGAGGGCAGTTATCAATTTACTTCTAAAAAGTATAAAGGGAATCTAGAAATCCTTAAAAGTAAGGTCCGTTATGACATCCGCTCTAAGCCGCATCATCATGTAACGCTAAATATTAATGTAAAAGGAAGACTTACTGAATATACAAAAGTGAATGCTGGAGATCCAAAAGTAATTAAAGGAATTGAAAGAAATATCGAAAAAAAATTAAATAGAGATGGCCAGAAGCTTATCGCCAAATTTCAAAAACTAAATATTGATCCGATTGGAGTTGGAGAACATGTTCGTTCGAGAACACGTGCATTTGATCAAAAAGGATGGAAAAATAATTATCAAGACTTAGATATCAAAGTAAAATATAATGTAACTATTACCGAGTCAGGTATTTCTCAATAA